The window TACGGGGTTCCAGATCAGCGAGCCATAGGCGAACACCCCGATCGTATCGTCACCCGTTTCACGTTCGATCTGCTCGACGAGGCCATCCAGCTCCGTTTCCGATAGCGGCGTCCAGCCCGGCTCGAGGCCGTCATCGCGGACAGTTCTCAAGGTCAGAGCAACCAGCTTGGGCGTCAGCAGCATCATGGTCTCATTCCGCGGGTGAACAGGCGTTGGAGTGCCAGGGCCCCCGATTTGCACCGGGGCCCTGGCATCTCGCGTCAGGCCTGGACGAAGGCAAGCAGGTCGGCATTCAGGACATCGGCATTGACGGTCAGCATGCCGTGCGAAAAGCCACGATAGGTCTTGAGCGAGCCGTTCTTCAAAAGCTTCGCCGACTTCAGCGCCGAGTCCGCGATCGGCACGATCTGGTCGTCCTCGCCATGCAGCACAAGCGTCGGAACCGTGATCGCCTTCAGATCTTCGGTCTGGTCCGTCTCGGAAAAAGCCTTGATGCCGTCATAATGCGCCTTCGCGCCGCCCATCATGCCCTGACGCCACCAGTTCTGGATCACGCCTTCCTGAACCGTCGCACCCTCGCGGTTGAAGCCGTAAAACGGGCCAGCCGGAACATCGCGGAAGAACTGGGCGCGATTGGCGGCAAGTGCCGACCGGAAGCCGTCGAACACCTCGATCGGCAGGCCTTCCGGATTGGCCTCGGTCTTCAGCATCAGCGGCGGGACTGCCGAAACAAGCACGGCCTTGGCAACCCGTCCGGCAGGCTGGCCATGTTTCGCCACATAGCGGGCAACCTCGCCGCCGCCGGTGGAGTGGCCGATATGAACGGCATTCTTCAGGTCAAGCGCCTCGACGACGGCAAAGGCGTCGGCTGCGTAGTGGTCCATGTCGTGACCGTCAGCAACCTGGGCCGAGCGGCCATGACCACGGCGGTCATGGGCAATAACGCGGTAGCCCTTCGACAGGAAGAACAGCATCTGGGCGTCCCAGTCGTCCGAGGACAGCGGCCAGCCGTGATGGAACATGATAGGCTGGGCATCCTTCGGGCCCCAGTCCTTGTAGAAGATATCCACGCCGTCCTTTGTGGTGATAGTGCCCATTGTCTTGTTTCCTTCGTTTGTTTCGGTGGTGGAAGCAGCCGCGGCTGCGAAGCTGAAAGAGGTTGGAAGAGCCATAGTGGTTACGGTAGCAGCTGCCGAGAGCAGTGCGCGGCGGCGCGTCATGGAAAGAAAATTCGTGGTCATCTCGCGGTCCTGCGATGCAGTCATTTCAGGTCTCATGCGACACAAGTGTTCGTCTGATGCGGGCACAATGTCGCGAGAGCCTGGCAACAACAATTGTGTTAATAGTTCCGATGTTATTGCGCGTTCTGCAATAAATGACCAACGGGTGAAATCACTCGTGCACTCATAATCCTGATACGAACTGGCGTGGGCACCTGGGCACGTATTCTCGAGGCAGGATCAGAGGCTTATGACAAGTAATACCCAGATGATCGACAGCTTGTCGATCCGTGTCCACCAGCACGCGGCCAATGGTCCGCGAACCGCTTGCCTTAAAGTAGGTGTGTTTTTTCGCCACGGCCCCCGGTCCTCGCGACGTGCTCGCATCCAATCGATCGGAATACCTTGAAGAGGTCACTCTGGCCAACGAGGCCAGCGCCCCGCCCGGTAAGGCCGGGGCGGAGCGCTCGTAAACACTGACATCGTGGCCGTCCATTTGGAGAAGTATGGCGGAGAACAACTGAGCAAGCGATCCTCCGACGATTCCAACTTTCACGGTCTTATCCAATCGATCCTATCTGGCTTTGTTGGCGGTTGGGCTCGCTGACTTTCCAAAGGCCTTCACCCCAAGGGCCAAAAGCGGCAGAACACCACCTACAAGGCTGACACCAAGCCACGCGCCGTTCTGCCATGCGATGGAGGCGATTGCCGACCCGCCTGCCCCGCCAAGGAACATGCCGGTCATGAACATCGTGTTCAAACGGCTACGTGCTTCAGGATTGAGCGCATAGATGATGTGCTGGTTGGAAACCAACGCGCTCTGGATACCAGAGTCGAGCACGATGACGCCGATGACAAGAGCCACGATCGAATCCCACGCTCCGAAAATGATCCAGGACCCCACGGTCAAGGCAGCACCAAGCCAGACAACAAAATGTGGTCCGCGTTTGTCGGCAATGCGTCCAGCTACGGGTGCGGCAAACACACCAACTGCTCCAACGATACCGAAGAGACCGGCGACATCCGCACCAAGTCCGAAATTTGGGCCCTGCAGATACAAAGCGAGAATGGTCCAAAATGCGGTGAACGACGCGAACAGGGCGGCCTGTACCAAGGTTGCCGTACGCAACGATGGCTCATGCTTCCAAAGGTATCGCAGCGATTTAATGGCGTTGTGGTATTGCATACGGGATGTAGGGGCATGATCCGGAAGGATCGCGAACATCATCGCGGCAGCAGCTAAAGCCATTGGCATGCCAATCCAAAACATCTCCCGCCAACCTGCGTGCTCACCGACGAAGCCCGACAGGGTCCGGCTGAACAAAATGCCCGACAGAATGCCCGCCATCACCGTCCCAATCGTCGCTCCGCGCTTTTCAGTTGGAGCAAGCGACGCGGCGAACGGAACGATTTGTTGCGCGACAGTTGAACTTGCTCCGACGAGAAGGGAGCTAACGACCAGCATCCAAGCAGATGAAGATATCGCCGCCAACGACAGAGCGATCGCCAATATCACAAACTGTCCAATGATCAGCTTGCGGCGATGGACGAGATCACCGAGGGGCAGCAGAAGAAAGAGACCCAATGCGTAACCAAGCTGGGTGGCGGTAGGCACCAGACCGGTTGCAGACTGTCCCTGAAAGTCAGCCTCGATGATACCAAGCATCGGCTGACTGTAATAGATGTTTGCCACAGCTATGCCGCTGGCGGCAGCCATTGCGAGCAAACCCACCCTACTCAGTCCCGCATGCGTTTTTGCATTCACGGTTGCGATTGTCATTTCCTTGGCCCTTCAAACTATGAGATCGCAATAGATGTAGCTTTGCATCGCCATTCGTTTTAGTATTGATTGATGTTAAGCCTGTTTATCGAATTCTGTTGTAATGAATACCGACGACATTGAGGTTTTCGTAGGCGCCGTGTCCTCTGGCAGCATATCCGAGGCGGGAAGGCGCCTTGGCTTAATGCCGATGGCGGCAACGCGTCGTCTTGCATCGCTGGAGAATAGCCTTGGCGTGCGATTGCTTCACCGAACCACACGGTCGCTGTCGCTCACACCAGAAGGTGAAGCTTTCCTTCCCTTCGCGGAAGCCATTATCGAGAATGAGCATCAGGGCCGCGCTCAGGTTCGTGCCGACACCTTGGGTGCTGCGGGCCTGCTTCGCGTTTCCGTGCCGATAGCCTTTGGGATGAAGATCGTCGCGCCATTGATTCCGACCATCCTGGCGGAAAATCCTGAATTGCAGATTGCGCTGGACATGAACGATCGCCTTCCTGATCTGACCGCCACCGGAACTGATCTGGCCATTCGCATCGCGCGTCTCAAAGATAGCAGCTTGATCGCACAGAAGCTGACCGATAACCCCCGAACGCTTGTGGCTTCCCCACGCTATTTGGATCAGCGCGGCGTGCCGCGCAGCATCGCCGATCTTGCTCATCATGATTGTCTCCCGATGACCGGGGTCACACACTGGACCTTCATTTCTGGAGGCTCTGAAAACCACGTTCGCGTCGGTTCGCGGTTTTCCTCCAGTAGCATCGCGGGTTGTCAATCCGCCTGTTTAGCAGGCGCCGGAATTTCCCTGCTTTCCGAATGGGCGATCGCTGATGATCTAGTTTCGGGGCGGCTACAGCGCGTTGTCCTCGATGACGCCACTCCTGAGGAAATCGGGATTTGGGCCGTCTATCCGACGACCCGAAACGTCCTTCCCAAGGTCCGTGTTTTCGTCTCCGCTTTGCGGGACGTTCTGAGAACTGAGCCATCCATCGGTTAGAGAATCACGACCGCGCCTCGAACCCGATCTGAAGCATTAGCATGTCTCGAAAGCGGACCTCGGTGCGTCAGCCAGGCGAGACTTGATTATACTGTTAGCTGCCGCGCGTACCGAGTTTAGGGGAATCGGCATTCCGTTCGACCGCGGCACTCCAGCGAGGCGAAGCGGCTGCTCACCTTACCAACGCTGCTTGGGCGACAGCCGAGGATTAAAAAGGCCCCGAGCCGGGAGGATGGCACGGGGCCTTGGGAATTTGATCGGCTCCGGGAGGAGGTGAACCGATCGGTGCCTACGCAGCGGGAGGAGTTGCTGCATTCGACAACAACGACAATAAATCACTTCGCATGATTTAATATAGCTTATGCTGCATTGCAGCATTGCGCAATGACGGCTCTTGTCTGCAAACGCCGCCACTCAGCGCTTTGGGCGCCTAATTCCGCTCCCCACCCTACTGCGACCTTCCCGTTCGCTGAATCGCTTGGGGGCGCCGGACCTCGTGTCACGTCTCCTGCGCGCTCCACTTCTGCGTTTGGCATCCCCAAGCTGCCTACCGTATATCTGTGTCCCAATAATGCACCGAGGCCCGTTGGCAGTGACCGAGACGTCATGAGCCCGCGCGAGGAAATGGTCTTCGTGGTGGACGAGGACGCCAGAGTGCGCGAAGCGCTCGGCGAGCTGCTGGAGTCCCTGGGATGGCGCGCCGAGACATTCGCCGCCGCGGCCGACTATGTCACCTATGCGAGGCCCGATATCCCTGCGTGCCTGATCCTCGACATCGAGCTGCCCGGCATCAACGGCCTGGAGCTTCAGAAACAGCTGTCCCGGGATGTTCATCCCCCGATCGTTTTCCTTACGGGGCGTGACGACATTCCATCGTCGGTGCGCACCAATCAGGGCGGCACCATCGGCTTTCTGAGGAAACCGGTCGGGGAGCACGATCTGGTCGCGGCGGTTCGGGCGGCGATCGACCGGGACCGCGTTCAACGATCGGCACGGACGGAGCTGACTGAGCTCGAACGCCGCTTGGCGGCACTTACACAGCAGGAGCGCGCGTTGCTGCCGCTTGTGGTCAGCGGCGTCCCGGACAAGCAGGCGGCAGCCGAACTCGGCATCAGTGAGATCACCTTTGAAATGCACCGCACCGAGATCATGCAGAAGATGCAGGCGACCTCACTTGCCGATTTGGCGCGAATTGCCGAAAAATTGCAGATTCAAGTCATTCGTTCCAGACGTTGAGGAAGCTTGTGCGTATGTCCCTCTCAAAGTCCGTGGTGGCGATCGTCGATGATGACCAGCGCGTTCTCGATTCGCTCGAGGATCTTCTCGAGTCGGCGGCGTACGGCGTGCGGGCATTCTCTTCGGCCCACGCCCTCCTGAGTAGCAATGCTTTGCCGGAAATCGATTGTCTGATCACCGACATCGGCATGCCCGGTATCGACGGCTTCGAGTTGAAGCGATTGATGGGCGAGAGACGCCCCGACTTGCCAGTGATCCTGATCACCGGCCGCCACGAGATCCCTGCGCCGCAGGAGGCAAAGCACAACCGGTTCTTCCGCAAACCTTTCGACGGGCAGGCGCTGCTCGCAGCGATCGGCGACGCCCTGACTGGAGGGGCGACCCCACCATGAGCGCGAGCAGTCAGAGTAGAACGCCCAAGCGGCGCGGCCCGGATCTCCAATACCGGCTGACTGAGAGCTTTGCTCCATGCGCCTTCGTCACCGCCTGCAGGCCAGCGATCTCTTTTGCATTGAGCCCCGCATGCGGTGTACAAATGGCTTGGGGGTGCGACATGGGTATGATCGTCTCGCGACAGCAATAATTGTATCACTGGACGGTTCGCTGCGTCGATTAGCATCGACGTTTTCAAGAGAACCGAGGTTCCGCCTTGCGCGAGCGGGAGCGCGGGTTCTCACGGGTCATCAGCATGGTTTCGAGCCATCACATGGCATGGGATGTGGTTCGAGCCCGGGGGTTAGGGTGTGGGTGCGATTTCGCCAGCCCGGATATCGAGCATAACTGCCGCACGAAGCGCTGACAGTCCCAGACTTTCTCCGTGCGGGAGGAGCAGCCGATGATGAGCGTCTGGTTGCATCGCCCTCGATTCTTGCATCTCGGGCTTTTTATTGTCGCCTATGTGCTGGCCAGCGGATTTGCTCAGTTGCTCGCGCTTGTGCCGGGAACTGGTATTTCCATTTGGCCCCCGAGCGGGCTTTTCATGGCTACGCTTATCCTCGCCTCCAGGCAGAGCTGGCCGTGGTGGGTGCTGGGAGGCTTTCTCGCTGAACTCTCTGGCAACGTCTTGTGGTTCCATAATCCGCTGCCTGTCGCCTCCCTGATCTTTAGCGGCAACGCTCTTGAGGCGGCGGCCGGCGCATGGCTCGTGAACCGGGCCTGCGGACGGACAGTTCGGCTGGAAACCTTGGAGGAAGTTCTCGCCCTGGTCGCGCTGGGGGCTGGAATTGCGCCAGTCATAAGCGCGACGGTGGGAAGTGCGACGCTCGCATGGTTTGGCATACAATCCTTCGCTACGGCCTGGCCTCTATGGTGGATCGGAGACGCCACCGGGGTCCTGATCGTAGCGCCATTGGCGCTGGTCGTGTTCCAGAACTGGGGTAGTGACGCCCATCTCTCGGCCGCGCGATGGCTGGAGGCTAGCATCCTGGGGCTGATCTTTCTCGGTGTCGCCGCCCTTTCCTTGAGCGGTTACCTGCCCTTCGCCTACATCATCATGCCGCCTCTCCTTTGGGCCGCGATGCGGTTTGAGTTCAAAGGCGCCGCCGTCGCCTTGACCCTCCTCGCTTTGATCACCGCAGGATTCACAGTAATCGGTGCCAGCCAATTTGCCGGCGATCCTGAGTCCCAGAAAGAAAAGCAGATCATGCTGCAGCTTTTTCTGGCCATCTCGGCATTCTCGGCGCTCATTGTGGCCGCCATATCCCGGCAGCACCAGCTGGCGACGCTCACATTGCGCCAGAGCGAACGCTCGCTGCGAGAACTCGTCGAGACGCTGCCTGCCCTCATCTGGTGTGCAGCACCGGACGGTAAGCCCATATACTTCAGTCAACAACTGCGCAGCTTCATCGGCTTCAACGTCGGGGACAAGGATGTCGCCGGCACTTCACGCCTCGCGAGCGTGCTGAACGCGATCATTCATCCGGACGATCTGGCCGCGGTAAACAAGTTGCTCGCGCACTCCTTGGCCACTGGCGAACCCTATGCACAGAACCATCGCCTACGTCGCTTCGACGGCGAATACCGGTGGGTTGAAATGCGCGCAGCCGCCATGCGCAATAGCGACGGCGCGATCGTGCAATGGAACGGCGTCTGCCTCGATATTGAAGATCAGGTCCGTGGCCGGGATGAATTGCGCCTCGCCCAGGAGAACCTCGCCCGTTCGAGCCAGGCAGCGAGCCTTGCCGAACTCTCCGCGTCCATCGCGCACGAGGTGAACCAACCCTTGGCGGCTGTCATGGCGAACTCGCATGCGTGCCAACGCTGGCTCATGGCCGAACCTCCAAATATCGAACGGGCGCAGAAGAGGCTGGAGCGCATCATTCAGGATGCGAGTTCGGCCGCGGATGTCGTCAGCCACATCCGCGCCTTGTTCAAACACTCCGCAGAAACGAGGACCAGCACAACGCTCGCTGGCGTCATTGCCGACGCGCGTAGCCTCATGGCCGCGGAGGCGGCGCGGCGGCGCGTACGTATGGATGTTGATGTCGAAAGCAACCTTCCATTTGTGACCCTGGATCGCGTCCAGATCCAGCAGGTTCTGATCAATCTCATCCGCAACGGCATGGATGCGATGGATTCCACCGCGGGCGAGAGGGTCTTCGGAATACGTGTGCGCCGGATCGGGGATGTGATCCAGACCGAAATCAGTGACCGCGGCCCTGGCGTCGAGTTTCCCGACAGGATATTCGAGCCGTTCTTTACGACCAAAGAGCACGGGATGGGCATGGGGCTCGCGATCTGCCGTTCGATCGTCGAGTCGCACGGCGGGCAATTATGGGCGAAGAACAACGAACCGCATGGAGCGACGTTTATCTTCACTCTGCCGGTTGACGCGACGGCGGAAGCGACTGCCTCCCACGCCGCAGGCAATCAGGGTCTTGCCCTTTGATCTGCTCGACAGTCGTGCCTGCGCAGGCAATCACCAACCCTGATTTCTCCTCGCCCCATCGCGAGTTCGCTTCGATCCACCGGCACCTTCGATGATCGCGTCGATGCCCGTCGCCGCGAAGCCTCGTCCAGGAAGACCTCGGCCGCCATTTGATGAAGGGTCTGCCGGCGACTTTTCAACCGCACCGACTTTACTGCAACCACAGCCTTCAACCCCTTGAAGCTCGGACTCAATACTAGCCAACCTTTGTATAGTCGACTGCCCCCTCCTTCAGCCATTACGCTCCTCAGAACAGGAAAAGCGAACGCAAGGTAAATCAAGTGGGCGCATCGCCCACTTGACGGGTAACGGCTATTACCGTAGATGTCCATGGTAACGAACATTACCGGAGATCGTCGTGGCGCAACTTAACAAGAAAAAGATCGTCGGCTTGGCGCTGTGCCTCGGCGCCATGGTCGTCGTGGCGGCGGGCTGGGCGTGGGCCCGTTCGACCGGCTCGACGTCGACCGATAATGCTTATGTCCGCGGCGACGTGACCTCGCTCGCGCCAAAGGTCGCGGGCTACGTCACCGCGGTAGAAGTCAAGGACAACCAGACGGTCCGGACGGGTGACGTCCTGTTCCGGATCGACGACCGCGACTACCGCGCGCGGCTTGCGCAAGCGGTGGCTAATGTCGATGCCGCCCAGGCTCGGCTCGTCAATGCCGATGCGGAGACGGAGCTTCAGCACGCCCTCATCCGGCAGGCCGAAGCCCAGAAACGTTCGGCCGTGGCCGAATTAAACCTGGCGATAAAGGCCTATGATCGCCGCCGCGAACTGATCCGCAGCAACACCATCAGCCAGGCCCATGTCGACGAAAGCGACGCGGCGAGAACGAGAGCCGAGGCGAGCGTGTCGGCCGCCTCCGCGACGCTGGAGGCCCAGCAGCAGCGCATCGCCGTCCTTGCCGCCCAGCGGGAAGCTGCCGTTGCCGCCGTGGCGCAGGCAGAGGCGGCGCGCGATCTCGCCCAGATCGATCTCGAGAGCACAGTGGTGCGTGCGCCTGTTGGCGGCGTTGTAGGGAACCGCCAGGTCCGCGTCGGCCGGCTTGTGGCGCCGGGCGTCTCCCTGCTCGATATCGTTCCAGTCGACAATGTATGGCTCGTGGCGAATTTCAAGGAAACCCAGCTCGAAAACATACAGCCCGGCCAGCGCGCCCGCGTGACCATCGACGGCTACCCGAACGGGGCGCTTGAAGGCGTGGTCGACAGCTTTGCGCCCGGCAGCGGGTCCGCCTTCAGCTTGCTGCCGGTCGACAATGCAACGGGGAACTTCGTTCGCGTCGTGCAGCGGGTTCCGGTCAAGATCCGGTTTGCCAGCAATCCGCTGGCTGGGCGCCTCGTGCCCGGCCTGTCGGCGCGTGTCACGGTCGATACGGGAAGCGGCTCGTGACCACCGTCGTCGCCATCGCACCAAGCCGCGGCACTTCTGAGAGAGCGGGCCTTCTCGTCGCAGGCATCGTGCTCGCCACGCTGACGGAGGCGATCGCGAGCACCGTGCTGTCGCTCGGGCGCGGTGATATCATCGGCGACACGTATGCCACTCCCGATGAGTTCGCTTGGCTGGACGTCGGATACACCACCCTGAAACTTATCGGCTTCATGGCTGTCCCTTGGCTGATCAGTCGTATCAATCCGCTGAGTCTCATCATCGCCGCGACGCTCGCCATGGGCACGGCGTGCGGCATTGCTGCCGTTACGTTCCGGCTGGATCTGCTGGTCGCGCTGCGCATGGTTCAAGGCTTCTCCGGCGCCACCCTGCTCGTCAGTGGCCAGACAGTCATTTTTCTCGCCTATCCACGATCCCGCCAGCCCGTCCTTCAAGCCCTGTTTGCGATGGGGTCCGTTGTCGCTCCCGGGACGATCGCCCCGGCCCTTCAGGGGTGGCTGCTCGACAGCCAATCCTGGACATGGATCTTTTTCAGCATCGTTCCGGTCGCACTGGCAGCTGTTGGGCTCCTGCTTATCGCAGACGGACCGATGCCCGCCAGAACCGCGCGGCGTCCATTTGACTGGGTCGGCTTCTCGCTCGTATCCGTCGCGCTCTCCTGCTTCACCTACGTCTTCAGCCAGGGCAGCCGGTGGGATTGGTTCGAGGAACCACGCATCCTGTGGCTGGCGGTGATCGGTGTGGCCGCTCTGCTTACATTTCTCGGTCAACAGGTGTTGGCAAAGGGCCAGGGCCTGCTCGACTTTACCCTGTTCAAATCGGACGATTTTCTCTTCGCCTTCATCGTCAGTTTTGTCGCCGGCGCGGCATTGTTCGGGAGCGCGTTCCTGATCCCGTCCTTTGCGGTCGCCGTCCTCGCCTTCACGCCCACCGATGCCGGGCAGTTGCTGCTGCCGAGCGGCGTGCTTTTTGTCGGAGCACTCCTCATTGCCGCCTTTCTCATGCAGGTTCGCCGCGTTCCCCCGTTCGCAACCGTGCCCTTTGGCATCCTGATGATCATGGTTGCGATGTGGATGCTCTCCGGATCGACCAGCGAAAGCGGCGCAGACGACATGATGGCAGCGATCCTGTTACGCGGATTCGGCCTTGGGTTCCTGTTTCTGTCGATCACCCTGATCGCTTTCAGCAATCTCGACAGCCGAAATCTCGCCTCCGGGATCGGCCTCTTCAATACGGGTCGCCAGCTTGGTGGCCTTGCGGGGGTCGCCGCCCTCCAGACGCTGATCGACCATAACGTCGCCGGCAATGTCGCTGTCCTCGGTGCCAATGTCACCGCAGGGGGGCACGCGGTCATCGACCGGCTGACCGCGACGACAGCGATGCTCGCGGCGAAAGGAATGGACGCCGCGGCCGCCAGCCGGGCTGCGACGAGTCTCCTGGGTAGGGCCGTCACAGGCCAGTCCACCGTGATCGCCTTTGACACGGCCTTCAACGCGGTCGCCTTGCTGTTTGTATTCGCCGCACCCGTGCTGGTAGCCATCAAGATCGGCATCGCCCGGTATGCGGAAGTGCGCGCGGCGCGGTTGCTCGAGACGCAGGGGCGTGCCCACGATCCGCAGTCAGGCGTTGAACCCGACGGCCGCTCAGGCGCAATTCCGTTTTTCGCGGAAGTATCAGAACGAGCCGAGAATGGTCCCCAAAACAATGACCACGCTCAGCGCGAGGAGCGCTCCGATGATTCCGACAATAACGATGTCGCGGTAGCTTTCTCCGTGAGTTGAGCCGCAGACGGCCAGCAGGGTCACAACCGCCCCATTGTGGGGCAGGCTATCAAGTGTGCCTGCGCCGATGACCGCGACACGGTGCAACAGGGCCGGGTCGAGACCTGTTTCCTGCGCGCGCATCAGGTAGGTGCTGCCAAGCGCGTCGAGGGCGATCGTGAGACCGCCGGACGCGGAGCCGGTGAGCGCCGCCAGGATATTCGTGGCCACGGCGATCGATACGAGTGGTCCGCCACCGATGCCGAGTACCCAGTCGCGTACGACCTCGAAAGCGGGCATCGCCGCGACAACCGCCCCAAAGCCTACCAGGCTGGCGACGGCGACCGCCGGAAGGACGGACGCGTTGGCGCCTGCGTCCATCGTCGCGCGCAACGTCGGCAATCGCCGGAAATTCAACACGACGACGGTCGCGACCGCGGCTGCCAGCGCCGTGACGACTGCCCACACACCGCTGACTGCGGAGCTGGAGATCCCGCCCCAGCGATCATCCGAAAGAAAACCGAGGTCAAGCGCCGGCAGGATCAACAGCGTCATGCTGAGATTGACGAGGACAACCACAGCGAGCGGCAGCACCGCGACCATGATTGGCGGCCCAGCCTCGGCATGCCGGCCACGCACGATTTCGGCCGGGTCGAACTCCCTGCCGACCGTGGCGCGTTCGCGGAGCCGGTCGTCGGAAGCGAGACTTTCAGGTGTCGCGGGCGTGCCCTCCCCGAACCCTTCGCCGGACCTGCGCGCAGCCGCCGCGACGCGACGAAGCCACCATACGCCGAAGCAAAGCATGATGGCTGAAGCGACGATACCGAGACCAGGCGCCGCAAACGGCGTAGTGCCGAAGAACGGCATCGGGATGGCATTCTGTATCGATGGCGTTCCCGGCAATGCTGACATGGTGAAAGTAGATGTTCCAAGTACGATCGCCGCGGGTATCAGCCGCCGCGGAATGCCGGTCGACCGGAATAGCTCCTGCGCCATCGGCACGAGGACGAAGAAGGCAACGAAGAGGCTGACACCGCCATAGGTGATCAGCGCACCGGCAATGACGACGGCGAGGATGGCGTGGTCCTTTCCCAGTCGCCGCATCATGAAATCGGCGATGGCGGTTACTGAGCCGCTGTCCTCCATCAGCTTGCCGAAGAGTGCGCCGAGCAGGAACAGCGGAAAGAACCGGGCGAAGAAACCTGCGCCGCCGTTCATGAAGGTCTGCGTCCAGTGCGCCAGCACTGGTTCGCGGGCAAAGACCGCGGCAACGAGGGCGCCAAGCGGGGCCAGCAGCAGCACGCTCCAGCCTCGGAAGGCGAGCCAGATCAAGAGCCCGAGCCCAATCAGAATGCCGAGAAGACCCACCCGTCAGACCCCTTCCAGCAAGAGATCGAGATCGAGCGACGAGCGGTGGCCGAGATCGTCGCCATGGGCGTCTAGGAAGGCGTCGGCGGACCTGCGCCCCTCGTTGTGCAGCATGGTAAGGAACTCCCATTCGGCATTGAGCTTCGAGGAGTAGCCGAGGTCGGTCATGGTGTCGCTTGCCACCCGGTGGATCCGCATCGACGCCCAGCGCGCGCCCTCGTCATCTTCCAACTGCGCTACCTTCCGAAGCAGGGCGATCATCTTGAGTTCCTTCAGAAGGACTGCGTTGAAGGAGACCTCGTTGATGCGATTGAGGATCTCGCGCGCGGACCGAGGTGTGCCCGGCCTTTCAACCGGGTTGATCTGCACGAGGATGGTGTCCTGCGATGTGCATTCGCGAACCAGCGGTGTGATCGTCGGGTTGCCGGCGTAGCCGCCGTCCCAATAGGCTTCACCATCGATCTCGACTGCTTGAAACAGCGTCGGCAGGCATGCCGAAGCTAACAGCACGTCCGGGCTCAGCTCGCCGTTACGGAACACGCGCCCGCGGCCTGTGCGGACATTCGTTGCCGTCACGAACAGCTTGATCGGACTGGCCGAGAGCCGCCCGAAATCGACTGTCTCCGCCAGTATGGCGCGGAGTGGGTTGGCGCCGGTAGGATTGAGATTGTAGGGCGAGAACACCCGCGCCATCATGTCCATCGCCACGAAAACCGGCGAGTGGTCGAGCGTCCAGCGGCCGAGCAGGACATCGAGGGGCCCGCGCTGGAAGGGACTGAACCGCGCCGCCTCCGATACCTTGTGCCAGAATGCCCCCAAGGCCTCGCGAGCGCCTGCAGCGCCGTTGACGGTATAGCCGTGCGCCATAACTGCCGCGTTCATGGCTCCAGCCGAGGTGCCGGAAATTCCCTCGATTGCCAGCCATGGCTCTTCCAGAAGCCGATCGAGCACACCCCAGGAAAAGGCACCATGGGCGCCACCGCCCTGAAGGGCAAGGTCGACGCGGAGTGAGGCCCGTTGCATTGCCTTCGCGGTTGCCGGCATCAGCCTTGCCTGTTTTGAAATTGTGCGCCGCACAAACAGTATCGCAGAATTGCGCACCAGTCACCCTCTCACCGTATTGTTGCAGGCAGGCGAAAGAGATCTGCAATGAGCCCGAGGCCACTCCCACGTCGGGTTTGATATCCCGACCCAGGATGCCCCCAGTTCCCGCCCTTGTGGCGGAAGGACGAGTCGCTGGCGCGTCACGTCCTGCGCGGC of the Sinorhizobium chiapasense genome contains:
- a CDS encoding sensor histidine kinase, which encodes MFKHSAETRTSTTLAGVIADARSLMAAEAARRRVRMDVDVESNLPFVTLDRVQIQQVLINLIRNGMDAMDSTAGERVFGIRVRRIGDVIQTEISDRGPGVEFPDRIFEPFFTTKEHGMGMGLAICRSIVESHGGQLWAKNNEPHGATFIFTLPVDATAEATASHAAGNQGLAL
- a CDS encoding response regulator transcription factor, translating into MSLSKSVVAIVDDDQRVLDSLEDLLESAAYGVRAFSSAHALLSSNALPEIDCLITDIGMPGIDGFELKRLMGERRPDLPVILITGRHEIPAPQEAKHNRFFRKPFDGQALLAAIGDALTGGATPP
- a CDS encoding HlyD family secretion protein, translating into MVVVAAGWAWARSTGSTSTDNAYVRGDVTSLAPKVAGYVTAVEVKDNQTVRTGDVLFRIDDRDYRARLAQAVANVDAAQARLVNADAETELQHALIRQAEAQKRSAVAELNLAIKAYDRRRELIRSNTISQAHVDESDAARTRAEASVSAASATLEAQQQRIAVLAAQREAAVAAVAQAEAARDLAQIDLESTVVRAPVGGVVGNRQVRVGRLVAPGVSLLDIVPVDNVWLVANFKETQLENIQPGQRARVTIDGYPNGALEGVVDSFAPGSGSAFSLLPVDNATGNFVRVVQRVPVKIRFASNPLAGRLVPGLSARVTVDTGSGS
- a CDS encoding LysR family transcriptional regulator; protein product: MNTDDIEVFVGAVSSGSISEAGRRLGLMPMAATRRLASLENSLGVRLLHRTTRSLSLTPEGEAFLPFAEAIIENEHQGRAQVRADTLGAAGLLRVSVPIAFGMKIVAPLIPTILAENPELQIALDMNDRLPDLTATGTDLAIRIARLKDSSLIAQKLTDNPRTLVASPRYLDQRGVPRSIADLAHHDCLPMTGVTHWTFISGGSENHVRVGSRFSSSSIAGCQSACLAGAGISLLSEWAIADDLVSGRLQRVVLDDATPEEIGIWAVYPTTRNVLPKVRVFVSALRDVLRTEPSIG
- a CDS encoding alpha/beta fold hydrolase encodes the protein MTTNFLSMTRRRALLSAAATVTTMALPTSFSFAAAAASTTETNEGNKTMGTITTKDGVDIFYKDWGPKDAQPIMFHHGWPLSSDDWDAQMLFFLSKGYRVIAHDRRGHGRSAQVADGHDMDHYAADAFAVVEALDLKNAVHIGHSTGGGEVARYVAKHGQPAGRVAKAVLVSAVPPLMLKTEANPEGLPIEVFDGFRSALAANRAQFFRDVPAGPFYGFNREGATVQEGVIQNWWRQGMMGGAKAHYDGIKAFSETDQTEDLKAITVPTLVLHGEDDQIVPIADSALKSAKLLKNGSLKTYRGFSHGMLTVNADVLNADLLAFVQA
- a CDS encoding MFS transporter, with the translated sequence MTIATVNAKTHAGLSRVGLLAMAAASGIAVANIYYSQPMLGIIEADFQGQSATGLVPTATQLGYALGLFLLLPLGDLVHRRKLIIGQFVILAIALSLAAISSSAWMLVVSSLLVGASSTVAQQIVPFAASLAPTEKRGATIGTVMAGILSGILFSRTLSGFVGEHAGWREMFWIGMPMALAAAAMMFAILPDHAPTSRMQYHNAIKSLRYLWKHEPSLRTATLVQAALFASFTAFWTILALYLQGPNFGLGADVAGLFGIVGAVGVFAAPVAGRIADKRGPHFVVWLGAALTVGSWIIFGAWDSIVALVIGVIVLDSGIQSALVSNQHIIYALNPEARSRLNTMFMTGMFLGGAGGSAIASIAWQNGAWLGVSLVGGVLPLLALGVKAFGKSASPTANKAR
- a CDS encoding response regulator transcription factor; this translates as MSPREEMVFVVDEDARVREALGELLESLGWRAETFAAAADYVTYARPDIPACLILDIELPGINGLELQKQLSRDVHPPIVFLTGRDDIPSSVRTNQGGTIGFLRKPVGEHDLVAAVRAAIDRDRVQRSARTELTELERRLAALTQQERALLPLVVSGVPDKQAAAELGISEITFEMHRTEIMQKMQATSLADLARIAEKLQIQVIRSRR